A window of Ruminococcus champanellensis 18P13 = JCM 17042 contains these coding sequences:
- the nifS gene encoding cysteine desulfurase NifS — MEKRIIYADNAATTQVSKPVLEAMLPYLTGQYGNPSSIYALGRHAQRDIELARQQVAEALGCEPGEIFFTGCGTESDNWAIRSTAARLGAKGKRHIVTSVFEHHAVLHTCAALEKEGFEVTYLPVSREGLLTAQQVADAIRPDTALVSIMYANNEIGTIQPISEIAAVCREKDVLFHTDAVQAVGHVPINVREQGIDMLSLSGHKLHAQKGIGALYVRKGVPLPNLLYGGAQERSRRPGTENVPAIVGLGTAITLAVENLEEKMERVTALRNRLIDGILDIPRTRLNGDRVHRVPGNCNISILGIEGEFLLLALDQLGVMASSGSACTSGSLDPSHVLLSLGLCHEVAHGSLRLSISDETSREDVEYIIWAVHQAAERGRAMSPLWEAIQAGKVDYPDI; from the coding sequence ATGGAAAAGCGAATCATCTATGCGGACAATGCCGCCACCACCCAGGTGTCCAAGCCTGTGCTGGAGGCAATGCTGCCCTACCTGACCGGGCAGTACGGCAACCCCTCCAGCATTTACGCCCTGGGACGCCATGCCCAGCGGGATATAGAGCTTGCCCGGCAGCAGGTTGCGGAGGCTTTGGGCTGTGAACCGGGGGAGATCTTCTTTACCGGCTGCGGCACCGAGTCCGACAACTGGGCAATCCGTTCCACCGCCGCCCGGCTGGGGGCAAAGGGCAAGCGCCACATTGTCACCAGCGTGTTTGAGCATCACGCCGTGCTGCACACCTGTGCCGCCCTGGAGAAGGAGGGCTTTGAGGTCACTTACCTGCCGGTCAGCCGGGAGGGGCTGCTGACCGCTCAGCAGGTGGCGGATGCCATCCGGCCGGATACCGCCCTGGTGTCCATCATGTACGCCAACAACGAGATCGGCACCATCCAGCCCATCTCTGAAATTGCGGCAGTATGTCGGGAAAAGGACGTGCTGTTCCATACGGATGCGGTACAGGCAGTGGGACATGTGCCCATCAACGTCCGGGAACAGGGCATCGACATGCTGTCCCTGTCCGGTCATAAGCTCCACGCCCAGAAGGGCATCGGCGCACTGTATGTGCGCAAGGGCGTGCCCCTGCCCAATCTGCTGTACGGCGGCGCCCAGGAGCGGAGTCGCCGACCCGGTACGGAGAATGTGCCTGCCATCGTGGGACTGGGTACCGCCATCACCCTGGCAGTGGAGAACCTGGAGGAGAAGATGGAACGGGTCACTGCCCTGCGGAACCGGCTCATTGACGGCATTCTGGACATTCCCCGCACCCGGCTGAATGGTGACCGGGTGCATCGTGTGCCCGGCAACTGCAATATTTCCATTCTGGGCATCGAAGGGGAGTTCCTGCTGCTGGCGCTGGATCAACTGGGCGTCATGGCGTCCAGCGGTTCCGCATGCACCAGCGGTTCTTTGGATCCCTCCCACGTTCTGCTTTCCCTGGGGCTGTGCCACGAGGTTGCCCACGGCTCTCTGCGGCTGTCCATCTCCGACGAAACCAGCCGGGAGGACGTGGAGTATATCATCTGGGCGGTGCACCAGGCAGCGGAGCGGGGCAGAGCCATGTCCCCTTTGTGGGAAGCCATCCAGGCAGGCAAAGTGGATTATCCGGATATCTGA
- the nifU gene encoding Fe-S cluster assembly scaffold protein NifU: MLYSEKVMDHFTNPRNVGEIPDADGVGEVGNAKCGDIMKMYIKVQNGVLTDVKFKTFGCGAAVATSSMATELIKGKPIEEALQLTNKAVVEALDGLPAVKLHCSVLAEQAIKAALSDYYRRQGIDPGPLVGEVHECEGCCEGH; the protein is encoded by the coding sequence ATGCTGTATAGTGAAAAGGTAATGGATCATTTCACCAATCCCCGGAACGTGGGAGAGATCCCGGACGCAGACGGGGTAGGCGAGGTTGGAAACGCCAAGTGCGGCGATATTATGAAGATGTACATTAAAGTACAGAACGGTGTGCTCACCGATGTGAAGTTCAAGACCTTTGGCTGCGGAGCGGCGGTTGCCACCTCCTCCATGGCAACGGAGCTCATCAAGGGCAAGCCCATTGAGGAAGCCCTGCAGCTAACCAACAAGGCAGTGGTGGAGGCGCTGGACGGTCTGCCGGCAGTGAAGCTCCACTGCTCCGTGCTGGCGGAGCAGGCAATCAAGGCTGCCTTGTCGGATTACTACCGGCGGCAGGGCATTGATCCCGGCCCCCTGGTGGGAGAGGTGCACGAGTGCGAGGGCTGCTGCGAAGGGCATTGA